One Kazachstania africana CBS 2517 chromosome 5, complete genome DNA window includes the following coding sequences:
- the KAFR0E02780 gene encoding uncharacterized protein (similar to Saccharomyces cerevisiae YDR239C; ancestral locus Anc_8.463), which yields MSRSSSAETPPGAHQSRDSMFTFPESNRENSGAKPLDKAPLTNRREENSILEGGGLSSSKLAITQGKKNHNTMNNEAISQTINTSENPFLSTHSITPKPNTTRSRRPPPPTLDMDALKRSLQLEHTPSFPSSTSPLTLDPVTNKNSDLERDHPSYKGARGHLRQKSQAEELVADIDSYLVRQEKENDGAVPNDQADTDTPTTEAPIYSVSREHSLLYESPLREGLFNDDALFGRKSEEDRFSFTESPTSSNSKAMSHFLPDIDIRENHNIRINPFVDEHDVLEDIKNSPLNMIGSQDNDETVKANLALENLSSSDGDHIFAGPVRKEPKRVFRVVNEDHPTFYMNTETPDGSSLYIEEKNDGSERTHFSDIKSNTTMSTSDDIQSRSSHINSNMSTPSYNASIPEEKEVDIGHLLDTISTSSSYKEPHTRLLDTPTIISTPTIMSTSSTKSSKSGLSTHNKGSPKPERTARLVSSYVEELRLKYFRTSNFLEMPPNLPVSLKQKNNLVQPKNIKLRIRTNPKQIGIKHGRVKQKLLTLEGDTDDNNLLGLSLSKNTSIMDVDHTKEFHKLLNKEDVESSKSTGYDPDHYLNDIPGDDAYDSDDVMAPLREKRKLHETKNSHVMRSGSVVSYFTRANNKLNDDSILPSLPNDISLDDYIEPTASFTTPQRNSSVGSYQSDVLESSTSGLHVANPDQGSD from the coding sequence ATGAGCAGGTCTTCATCGGCAGAGACACCGCCTGGTGCCCATCAAAGTAGAGACTCAATGTTCACTTTCCCAGAGTCAAATAGAGAGAACTCAGGAGCCAAACCGCTGGATAAAGCACCTTTAACAAACAGAAGAGAGGAGAATAGTATACTTGAAGGAGGGGgcctttcttcttctaagCTTGCTATAACTCAAGGTAAGAAAAATCACAATACTATGAATAATGAAGCTATCTCACAGACCATTAACACATCTGAGAACCCATTTTTGAGTACGCATTCAATTACACCAAAGCCTAATACGACCCGCTCAAGACGGCCGCCGCCTCCTACATTAGACATGGATGCCCTAAAAAGATCATTGCAATTGGAACACACCCCATCTTTTCCCTCCTCTACATCACCGTTAACACTCGACCCAGTAACTAACAAAAATAGTGACTTAGAAAGAGATCATCCAAGCTATAAAGGTGCTCGGGGTCATTTAAGACAAAAATCGCAAGCAGAGGAGCTAGTAGCTGACATAGATAGCTATTTAGTCAggcaagaaaaagaaaacgaTGGAGCTGTTCCAAATGACCAAGCTGACACAGACACACCTACTACGGAAGCACCTATTTATAGTGTTAGTAGGGAACACTCTTTACTTTATGAAAGTCCGTTAAGAGAAGGCCTTTTTAATGACGATGCATTATTCGGCAGGAAGAGTGAAGAAGATAGGTTCTCGTTTACCGAGTCTCCTACAAGTAGCAATTCAAAAGCTATGAGTCATTTTCTCCcagatattgatattagaGAAAACCACAATATCAGAATCAATCCATTTGTGGATGAACATGATGTCCTTGAAGATATAAAGAATTCTCCTTTGAATATGATAGGCAGCCAAGATAACGATGAAACAGTAAAAGCAAATTTAGCTTTAGAgaatttatcatcttctgaCGGTGATCACATATTTGCGGGACCTGTACGTAAAGAACCCAAGAGGGTATTTAGAGTAGTTAACGAAGACCATCCAACTTTTTACATGAACACCGAGACTCCAGATGGAAGTAGTCTATACatcgaagaaaagaacGATGGATCTGAACGAACTCATTTCTCTGACATCAAATCAAACACTACAATGTCCACTTCAGATGATATACAAAGTCGCTCATCCCATATCAACAGTAACATGTCAACACCTAGTTATAACGCATCAATaccagaagaaaaagaagttgaTATAGGGCATCTACTTGACACCATATCAACATCATCTTCATATAAGGAGCCACATACGCGTCTTTTGGATACTCCTACCATAATAAGTACTCCTACTATAATGAGCACTTCAAGCACGAAGAGTTCGAAAAGTGGACTATCTACACACAATAAAGGCTCCCCCAAGCCCGAGAGAACGGCAAGATTGGTTTCTAGCTATGTTGAAGAGTTGAGGCTGAAATATTTTAGGACGTCAAATTTTCTAGAGATGCCTCCTAATCTGCCTGtttctttgaaacaaaagaacAATTTAGTGCAACCGAAGAATATCAAACTAAGAATAAGAACAAATCCTAAGCAGATTGGTATCAAGCATGGTAGAGttaaacaaaaattacTCACTCTGGAAGGTGACACAGATGATAATAATCTCCTTGGACTCTCTTTATCTAAAAATACGAGCATAATGGATGTCGACCATACGAAGGAATTTCAcaaattattgaacaaAGAAGATGTAGAGTCATCAAAGAGCACAGGGTACGATCCAGACCATTACTTAAATGATATTCCAGGTGACGATGCATATGACAGTGACGATGTGATGGCCCCACTCAGAGAGAAGAGAAAACTTCATGAAACCAAAAACTCTCATGTGATGAGAAGCGGCTCTGTAGTGAGCTATTTCACCAGAGCAAATAATAAGCTGAATGATGATTCAATTCTCCCCAGTCTTCCCAATGACATATCATTGGATGATTACATAGAACCCACAGCTTCTTTTACAACACCACAAAGAAACTCATCCGTCGGCAGTTATCAATCAGACGTCCTGGAATCCAGTACGTCGGGATTACACGTCGCGAATCCAGACCAGGGCTCTGATTAA
- the SNU56 gene encoding Snu56p (similar to Saccharomyces cerevisiae SNU56 (YDR240C); ancestral locus Anc_8.464): MNVNKRPQSNRGPLLVKRNRRTDDYNDFFESQDIWKNLNKIRKYNKKADSPLKNSRIFIRVAPNMDINNLKGCIEALTEYVDPQKLFLQRSKSPHLPSHIVLQNFSVLDGCLVLSVLLSLKDKGWGSKVNKDYYKIPRESIIGGSIYLPKNCILRDSSFQKRFNRHPGFQMSESKYNVISTFKEVRISLQKNSSLSHFIFGVASFLSTLAFGKGNKNMNRQFEIASNGFGKRQNAFLNEIPFVNEVLFDIDLLMKTNRTIVEESNKQLQEHVRTLHKFNEASVEATTDSIKPVTASQKSASNRTTSSSRYDNVNSIPSSRERTPLASASAQGNKPGYLTQEQIKDHCSATIKASTELVKTKSAYQIFKVYVKYPKQTYIEKIFERLDELRCKTNCNIVVLNLNNLYESEPWFKALDISKYTTVTQAPHPSTVRVVSIGGVSEYIVQALDLIAKMLDS, from the coding sequence ATGAATGTGAATAAGAGACCACAATCGAATAGAGGCCCACTGCTTGtcaaaagaaatagaagaaCCGATGATTACAACGATTTCTTCGAGTCACAAGATATATGGAAGAATCTCAATAAAATAAGAAAGTACAATAAAAAAGCAGACTCCCCTTTAAAAAACAGTCGAATCTTCATAAGAGTAGCACCAAACATGgatataaataatttgaaagggTGCATAGAAGCTTTAACTGAATATGTAGACCCACAAAAACTGTTTTTACAAAGGAGTAAAAGTCCACATCTACCCTCTCATATAGTGCTACAAAATTTTAGCGTTCTGGATGGTTGCTTGGTACTATCTGTTCTGTTATCATTGAAAGACAAAGGTTGGGGTTCAAAGGTTAATAAGGATTATTACAAGATTCCAAGAGAATCCATCATTGGAGGAAGCATATATTTaccaaaaaattgtattcTCCGGGATTCctcatttcaaaaaaggtTTAATCGTCATCCTGGATTTCAAATGTCAGAATCCAAATATAATGTCATATCTACATTCAAGGAAGTTCGAATCTCTCTACAGAAAAATTCCAGTTTGTCACACTTTATTTTTGGTGTAGCCTCATTCTTGTCGACTCTGGCTTTTGGCAAAGGCAATAAAAACATGAACAGACAATTCGAAATAGCGTCTAATGGATTTGGGAAAAGACAAAATGCgtttttaaatgaaattccATTTGTGAACGAAGTTCTATTTGACATTGATCTTCTGATGAAGACAAATCGTACTATTGTTGAAGAATCCAACAAACAATTGCAGGAACACGTAAGAACTTTGCACAAATTCAACGAAGCTTCGGTGGAAGCTACTACTGATTCCATAAAACCTGTTACTGCCAGTCAAAAGAGCGCTAGTAACCGTACGACGTCTTCCTCTCGTTACGATAATGTCAATTCTATACCGTCAAGTAGAGAAAGAACTCCCTTAGCATCAGCTTCAGCACAAGGTAACAAACCGGGATATTTGACACAAGAACAAATCAAAGACCACTGCTCGGCTACCATCAAAGCATCTACAGAACTCGTAAAGACCAAATCAGCctatcaaatattcaaagtTTATGTGAAATATCCTAAACAAACATACATAGAGAAAATATTCGAGCGGCTGGATGAACTGAGGTGTAAAACGAACTGTAACATTGTCGTACTAAACTTGAATAACTTGTATGAATCAGAACCTTGGTTTAAGGCCCTGGACATCTCGAAATACACAACTGTTACGCAAGCTCCCCACCCCAGTACCGTGAGAGTTGTGAGTATCGGTGGTGTCAGTGAGTATATCGTCCAAGCGTTAGATTTAATAGCCAAAATGTTAGATTCTTAA
- the NHP2 gene encoding snoRNA-binding protein NHP2 (similar to Saccharomyces cerevisiae NHP2 (YDL208W); ancestral locus Anc_8.465), with protein MAKEGKESKTQDNYDARMPAVIEFAKPLASKKLNKKVLKTVKKASKAKNVKRGVREVVKALRKGDKGLVVIAGDIFPYDVISHLPVLCEDHSVPYVFVPSKQDLGSAGATKRPTSVVFIVPGSNKKKDGKSKEEEYKEAFNEIVKEVEAL; from the coding sequence ATGGCCAAGGAAGGTAAAGAATCCAAGACACAAGATAACTATGACGCCAGAATGCCAGCTGTCATAGAGTTTGCTAAACCATTAGCTTCTAAAAAGTTAAACAAAAAGGTCTTGAAAACTGTCAAGAAGGCCTCGAAGGCTAAGAACGTAAAGAGAGGTGTCAGAGAAGTTGTCAAGGCCTTAAGAAAGGGTGATAAAGGTTTAGTTGTCATTGCGGGTGATATTTTCCCATACGATGTCATTTCTCATCTACCTGTTTTATGTGAAGACCATTCCGTTCCATACGTTTTCGTTCCTTCCAAGCAAGACCTTGGTTCTGCTGGTGCTACCAAGAGACCAACTTCTGTCGTATTTATAGTCCCTGGCAGtaataagaaaaaggaTGGTAAATCTAAGGAGGAAGAATACAAAGAAGCATTCAATGAAATAGTAAAGGAAGTTGAAGCATTATaa
- the PRP28 gene encoding mRNA splicing protein PRP28 (similar to Saccharomyces cerevisiae PRP28 (YDR243C); ancestral locus Anc_8.469): protein MSRPVNINVLLSKVNGKGVGKNNAKPKFLTKSEREALKNAKLQRNDGMVQRKEPSIRRDPERDDLTENSVDIGEVRDNKVRKSKFQFDWNSTDDTLLNYKPIVSVKASELLQKENKNDVVETAYIGKPWREKTYDAMNDRDWKIFLEDFNITMKTKVTTHPLRNWHELNLIPKDILGVLVGGLKFQEPTPIQRVAIPNTIKTNRDFLGVASTGSGKTLAFIIPILIRLPQRPKSLKILDGPKSLIIVPTRELAQQIETSAKEITKRWKSNECNVLSIVGGHSIEKITLDLSIGCDILVATPGKLIECLQSHILTLNQVDTLVMDEADKMIDLGFEDQITAILARLSMERSSLQTMMFTATLSQSIEKISNNYLNSPIIVKIGSEEDQVPKIQQTVEYSENEENRFKQIIKTLKNCSPPIIIFINYKSTADYLTKKFRNETNFKFTILHGSKNQEQREHSINLLRTGAVQVLIATNVAARGIDIPNVSLVINFQMPKHFEDYIHRIGRTGRAGNLGASVTYMDGTEDIKVVKELYKYVSDKDPLKSNFFDPQLQKLYKLNKDERLDYVY from the coding sequence ATGTCAAGACCAGTTAATATCAACGTTTTGCTTAGCAAAGTTAATGGGAAAGGTGttggaaaaaataatgcaaAGCCAAAGTTCTTAACAAAGAGTGAGAGAgaagctttgaaaaatgctAAATTGCAAAGGAACGATGGGATGGTACAAAGGAAGGAGCCCAGCATACGGCGTGACCCTGAACGTGACGACTTAACTGAAAATTCGGTTGATATAGGGGAAGTGAGAGATAATAAAGTGAGAAAATCGAAGTTTCAATTTGACTGGAATTCTACGGATGACACTTTACTTAACTACAAGCCTATTGTATCTGTGAAGGCTAGTGAATTGTtacaaaaggaaaataaGAATGATGTAGTGGAAACTGCATATATCGGGAAGCCTTGGAGGGAGAAGACCTATGATGCGATGAATGACAGGGATTGGAAGATATTCTTGGAAGATTTTAATATTACCATGAAGACCAAAGTAACAACACATCCGCTACGTAATTGGCATGAATTAAATTTGATCCCAAAGGATATCTTAGGTGTTCTAGTCGGCGggttgaaatttcaagagcCTACTCCTATTCAAAGAGTGGCAATTCCAAATACTATCAAAACTAATAGAGATTTCTTGGGGGTAGCTTCTACTGGGTCTGGTAAAACATTGGCTTTCATTATTCCAATTTTAATAAGACTTCCTCAAAGACCCAAATCCTTAAAGATCCTTGATGGCCCAAAATCTCTAATCATTGTTCCCACCAGAGAATTAGCACAACAGATCGAAACCTCGGCTAAAGAAATTACCAAACGTTGGAAATCCAATGAGTGTAATGTACTTTCCATTGTAGGTGGGCATTCTATCGAAAAAATTACGCTAGATTTGTCCATCGGTTGTGATATTTTAGTGGCCACACCGGGGAAACTAATTGAATGTCTACAAAGTCATATCCTAACTTTAAATCAAGTAGACACTTTAGTTATGGATGAAGCCGATAAGATGATAGATTTGGGATTTGAGGATCAAATTACTGCTATTCTCGCAAGATTATCCATGGAGCGTTCCTCTTTACAAACGATGATGTTTACTGCCACTTTATCACAatctattgaaaagattagTAATAACTATTTAAATTCACCTATTATTGTTAAGATCGGAtctgaagaagatcaaGTACCTAAGATTCAACAAACGGTAGAATattctgaaaatgaagaaaatagatTCAAGCAAATTAtaaaaactttgaaaaactgCTCTCCACctataataatattcattaACTATAAATCTACGGCAGATTATTTaaccaaaaaatttcgaaatgaaactaatttcaaattcaccATTTTGCATGGGTCTAAAAATCAAGAACAAAGAGAACATTCcattaatttattgagAACAGGTGCAGTACAGGTTTTAATTGCAACCAATGTGGCAGCAAGGGGTATAGATATCCCTAACGTTTCATTAGTTatcaatttccaaatgCCTAAACATTTCGAAGATTATATTCATAGAATTGGTAGAACAGGTCGTGCTGGCAATTTAGGTGCTTCGGTCACATATATGGATGGTACAGAAGATATTAAGGTTGTGAAAGAACTTTACAAATATGTTAGTGACAAAGACCCTTTGaaaagtaatttttttgacCCGCAGTTACAAAAGCTTTATAAACttaataaagatgaaagaCTGGACTATGtatattaa